The genomic window CTTTGAATTAGAGTTTAGCTTTTAGCTgtatttttctgtttaaataatacattcatttaaaatgttaattatttaactttttaaattaaaatttaaattatttcaagTTTTTGAATTTGATTAAGAATTTggttatttgaatatttaaaaatagatttcAGCTTTTAAGtactttttgttgttattttaattttagttaaacgtttaataatttaatcttttttcatttttatttttatgtgtacttactattgtagtttttattaatattttgaatttgatttaatttttatattttcagttttcatattaattttatttagttttaatacatttgttgTATTtgtcatttcagttttgtttcctttttttagaTATGTCTGCTTGCgattatagtttttaataatattttgaattagtttgattttttttttttgttcaattttaattttggttttaATAACTAATACTTTGAATTAGAGTTTAGCTTTTAGCTgtatttttctgtttaaataatacattaatttaaattgttaattatttcactttttaaattaaaatttaaattatttcaagTTTTTGAATTTGATTAAGAATTTggttatttgaatatttaaaaatagatttaaGCTTTTAAGtactttttgttgttattttaattttagttaaacgtttaataatttaatcttttttcatttttatttttatgtgtacttactattgtagtttttattcatattttgaattagatttaatttttatattttcagttttcatattaattttatttaaagttttaatacatttgttgTATTtgtcatttcagttttgtttcctttttttagaTATGTCTGCTTGCgattatagtttttaataatattttgaattagtttgatttttttttttttttaatttaattttggttTTAATTACTAATACTTTGAATTAGAGTTTAGCTTCTAGCCGTGTTTTTctgtataaataatacattaatttaaaatgttaattatttcactttttaaatgaaaatgtaaattatttcaaGTTTTTGAATTCGATTAAGAATTTggttatttgaatatttaaaaatagatttcAGCTTTTAAgtactttttgttatttttaattttaaacgtttaataattttatcttttttaatttttattattatgtgtacttactattgtagtttttattaatattttgaattagatttaatttttatattttcagttttcatattaattttatttagttttaatacatttgttgTATTtgtcatttcagttttgtttccttttttttttagatatttctgCTTGCGACTATagtttttaataatttgaattagttagattttttttgttcaattttaattttggttttaATTACTAATACTTTGAATTAGAATTTAGCTTTTAGCtctatttttctgttttatttgaaAGGTTTAATCATTTAAGTTTGTCATTCTTATTTGTTTTCGTTATGTGTACTTACTATTGTAgttgttattaatattttaaattagattatatttttatattttccattttagttacagtttgaataattttgttgtctgtatttgtcatttatttatttttttccctttttttttttagatatgtcAACTTGCTAATgtagtttttaataatttttttattttagttcaaatttttttttgtcattttttctgTCTACTTTATCAGCGTAgttgttattaatattttgaattagagtTTAGCCTTTATGTAttattctgttttaattttaaagatttaataattttaagtttttgtcgcttttatgtgtttttgttattgtagtttttgttaatactttgatttagattttatttattttttgttaattttgttgtatgtatttgtcttttttttttttagatgtcgACTTTTATcatagtttttaataatattttgaattagatttatttatatatttttccattttaattttagttctgtttttttaatatttaataatttgagtttttgtcacttttattcgttttaatttttatgtttacttactattgtagtttttattaatattttgaattagattttatttctgtattttcagttttatttaaaaaaattgttgtatttgtctttttttgttgcTTTAGATATTGCtattatagttttaataatattttgaattaaattaatttgtatttgttgtaatttttattgtttttttctgtctacttgttattttttgtcatttatttgttttcattttaatgtttacttactattgtagtttttattaatattttgcattagatttaatttttatattttctgtttttgttttagtaaaagtagttatttttaatttgagttttttgtcattttaattattttaattaatttattttaattttagttctaatttgattgtcatttttattgttttttggggggttttTTCTGTCTGCTTATTGGCATAGtttttactaatattttgaattagagtTTAGCTTTTATGTATTTTccagttttaattttaaagatttaataatttaagtttttgtcacttttatgtgttttttattatgtttacttattgtagtttttgttaatattttgaataagatttatttattttaattttagttttaattagttttttattggtttttgttttttctgtctGCTTATTAGCATAGTtttactaatattttgatttagagTTTAAGTTTAATTATTAaatctttaaaattaaaacaaaaaaaaatcaaagacatACACAAAAGGACAAATTTTTGTTTGTCCTTTTGTGTATGTCTTGCTAATCTTTtgaattagatattttatttttttgtttgtttttagtttatcATTTTTATATGCATTTGAAAACtacaatttttaattaataaaatgcatttgaaaacaatttttatttaatatatgcatttaaaatctacattccatatttattttatgatttaaaaactaatttttaatttaatatgtgCATTTGAAAActacaattaatttaatttatgcattagatattttatttttagtttttagtttatcgtttttattgtttttttgtctatttattagcataatttttagttaaagttttaacaATTTtgatgtttgattttttttgttttatttgctttttaaaataaattatgtcTACTTGCTAttatagttttaaaaaaatatttagaattagattttatttctatttctttCAATTTGACTTGTATGggttttttgccatttttatctatttttatgtATACGTATTAGCATAGATTTGATTAATATTTGAATTAGAATTGATCTTTTATGTATTTTTCTGTTTTCGCTTCAGTTTTAAAGAAATTCGAATTAGTCACTTTTTGGTCTACTTacctttatagtttttattaatgttttaaatatttttaattttttagttgtaatgatttttttatgtatttcttaTTAGGTTTTAATTGATTTGTAAGAGGTATTTTAGTATTAAAACTGAACAACTAATGGTTTCAGTTATTGACAATGACAATGAACAGCCACCAGATGGCAGCATTTCTAATAGACCAGATATAAAACAATGCTAACTGCTTACTGCTAACACTACAAAAGTGTGAAAACCACTAAATTATCTTCCCACAGATTATCCCACCAAATAACATCAATGATTGTGAAATCTCCAGCAAAACCAAAATttctgccccgtgtgaggctcgaactcacgaccttcagattatgagactgacgcgctgcctactgcgccaacgaggcctgGACACCACACTTGCTACACCTCCTCATGTTACGGCAGGAACGCATCCGGTACGTCTGAACAAACCTGTTTGCATTTCACTTCTGTACTTGATTTTACTTTCACTTCTGAACTTGATATGTTTGTGTCTGCATCTACTGCAATCTTTAAAGAGAGCTTGTACAAAGATGTTTTAGGAACAATAGAGCGGTTTAAACAATGAAATTTAACCTCGTCCACTAGAGGGAGACAAACTGAACAGCCACTTTAAAGATTGTAGATTTAAAATGGATATATTAAAAAAcgattttgcatttaaaaagcatgcattacaaaaaatggtaaatttaaaatgcacatATTAACACAcgttaaataaaaatgataaatgtaaaaggtatatattaaaaaaaaaatgtgtagatTTGAAATTATTAATTGAACTAAAGCTGTACATTTCAAACGGATATATTAAATAATGATTACAAATTTAAAATGCATGCATAAAAAAGTGAAATCATTGAATTaagttaaaatgtaatgtaaaaaattGTAGATTTTTAAATGCGTGTATTAAAAAACTATTGTAGATTTCAAAtgcatataataaaaaatacacgtATTAAACAAGGATTGTGCATTTAAAGTGCATATATAAAATAAGGATTGCAGAATTAAAATGCACAcattaataaattgaaaatccaaaatgcatgttaaataaaaaatggtagatttcaaatgcatttaaaaattgtaaaaactTAAAATGGATATATTAAATGAAAACTGTAGATGTGAAATGCATATATTACATAAAAGAgatttcaaatgcaaaaaataaaatatgtgcaAATAAACTACACTTTTACTAAAACACTATTTAATGACGTGTGTGCATTTAAAATacatacattaaaaaaagtaGTTTTGAAATGCATAAATTAAACGTGGATTTCACATGCATGTATTAAATAATTGttgatttttaaatgcatataatgaataaaaagtggCGATTTAATATACATATATTGAATAAGGATAGTACATTTAAAattcccataaaattgtcaattTAAAACATATGcgtattaatttttaattaaggaTTGCATATTTCAAATGCATATACTAATTCAAAAaaagattacattttttatttaaaatacatatattaaataaaagtTGTAGATTTCAAATGCatctaataaataaaatgtgtacatttaaaatacattttttttactaaaGATTGTGCATTCAAAATACACAAATTTGTAAATTTAAAATGGATATATTAAAACgtatacattttaaatgcatatattaaATAAGGATTGTATGTTTAAAAGCATATAGTacatttaaagtgatagttttagatacatttattaaataaggATTAAAGATTTCAAATGcatattaaaattttttatttttaaatgcatattttaaataaaaaactggCATATAATAAATAGGGATTGTAGATtttcaaatgtatataataaataaaaatggtagttttcaaaatgcattttattaaataaaaaatggtttttaaatgccaatataaaataatgatcgaagatttaaaatatatatttaaagttaAAAGTTATAGTTTTCAAATGCATTTAATAAATAAGGATTGTAGATTTCAAATGCATATATGAAATACAAAAGTAtagttttcaaatgtattttactatataacattttagtttttaaacgCGTATTAAATAATGATTGAATACTTCAAATGCATGAAAAAAagagtttcaaatgcataaattaaattaattgtagTTTTCAAATCATATAATAAATATGGAATgtagattttaaatgcatatatttaatgaaaaattttagttttcaaatgtattttattaaataaaaattgtagTTTTCAAATGCAtatagtaaaaatgtattttcaaatgCATATATTAAACTAAACAGTTTTCAAATGCATATATGATATTAAAAATTGTAGTTttcaaatgcatttattaaataaaaatgtagttttCAATTGCAGAgtatattaaattaaacattttagttTTCATATGCATTTATTCAATAAAAATTGTAGTTTTCaaatgcatatatttaaaaaatgtagcttTCAAATGCATATAATAAGGATTGTGAATTTCAAatgcatataataaataaaaaaatgtagttttcaaatgcattttattaaataaaaaatagtttttaaatgcttttactaaACAAGGATTGTAGattttaaatgcaaatattaAATAGATTAgttttgaatgcattttatttaataaaatttgtaGTTTTCAAAAGCATATATTAAATAAGGATTGAATCTTTTCAAATGcatatattaaattaaacattataattttcaaatgcttataataaataaaatgtagtttccaaatacatatattaaataaaagatgtaaataaaaaatgcatatattaaataaaaaaatatagcttTCAAATGCATATAATAAATAAGGATTGTAGATTTCAAatgcatataataaataaaaaattatagttttcaaatgcatttattaaataaataaaaaagttttcaaaTGCATGTATTAAATGAGGGTTGTAGATTTCAAAtgcttataataaaaaaaatgtagtttCCAAATAGATGTAAATTTTAAAtgcatgtattaaataaaaatatagcttTCAAATGCTTATAATAAATAAGGATTGTAGATTTCTAATGCgtataataaattaaacattttagtttttaaatgcgtatattgaataaaaaattatggctttcaaatgcatttcattatataaaaaaatgttttaaatgcatttattaatgatttgttttatattatatgtattatattaatgatttcaaatgcaaatattaaattcaaaattatagtttcaaatgtatatattaaataaaaattttagttttcaagtgcatttattaaatataaattgtatatttcaAATGCacatattaaatacaaaattgtagttttcaaatgcatttattaaataagGATTTAAGATTTCAAGTGCATATATTAAAACTTGTATATTCAAATGCTTTTATTAAATAAGGATTGAAGTTTTCAAATACATGCATCAAATAAAAATTGTAGTTTTCAAatgaatttattaaattaaaattttttaaacacattaagtaaaaattgttcatttcaaatgcaaatattaaacaaatatagTTTTCAAACGCATGCAGTTAATAAGGATTGTAGATTTCAAATGCATATATTAATGTAAAATTTGTAGTTttcaaatgcatttattaaattaaacaattacagtttTCAAATGCATGCAGTTAATAAGGATTGTAGATCTTAAATGCATGAATTAAATATGAGATGTAAATGTACGATTTGTAGTTttcaaatgcatattttaaagaaGGATTgtgcattgaataaatatgcacgaaGCTGACTGAGCAACAATAGCCCAGTTCAAACAATGTGACCCAGCCTGGTCCACTAGAGGCAGCCAAAGCAAACTCTCACTTTCCCAAAGTGGCCTTGAATAGGTCAGTGTGTTTTTCTGACCTAAACTGTGTGTAAAACCCCTTTGATAAGAGCACGGCGTGTCCGTGTGCCACGTTATCACATGCTGTGAGCAAATACAGCGCCGACCAGCTCAGCTCTTCCTTTCCGTCCAGCACAGCCATCATGTCAGGCCTCAATGCCTCGCTAGGCTACTTTTTAACGATAATCGGCGTGAGCGTGGTCGGGCGGGTGCTCTTGGGGCGCTGGCGGCCGCGCTTGACCTTCCTGACAGAGTTCATCTCTGCTTTCGCTCTGGCCGCCTGTAGACTAGAAGTGGACACCATCGCGGAGGTCGGCCAGTTTGCCGGAGCGCTTGGGCCTGACGTGGCCATCACTATGCTCTTCATCTCCATCACCGTCCATGCCGTTCTCATGCAGGGCGTGAGCGGAAACCCGTCGGTGACGCTGATGGGGCTCCTGCTGAAAGACACTGGCGCGTTGTCGGTGGTCTTCAGCGTTTCGGCGCAGCTGCTCGGCGCGTACGTGGCGCTCCTGGTCGCCGGGAAGTATTGGGAGATGGAGCTGACCGACATGCACATGATCAAGAACATGATGATGTTCGATTGCGCCACGTCGCTGCGGGTCTCGCCGCTGCAGGGAGTCCTCGCCGAAGCCCTCGGAGCCGTGACTTTTCACCTGGTTTACCTCGCTCTGAAGAACAGGTCGCAGCTGCTCAGGATTCCCATCTTCGCCGTGCTGCTGACGTTCATCGCCTATGCAGGTGCATTCAAAATGCATATGTTAAGTAATGATTGTGGACGTAAAATGCATGCATTAAAAACCATCGATTTCAAAtgcatgtattaaataaaaattgtagATTTGAAATGCATGTATTAAactaaaaaatgataaaatgcaAATGCACATATGAAAATttgtagatttaaaatgcatgtaattAATAAGAGTTGAAGTTTTCAAAtgcatatattaaaataaaatatgcatttcaaatctgcaatttttaatttatgcatttgcattttaagatgtttttatttaatatatgcaTTTCAAATCTACAATTTCATGTGcactttaaattataatttttcatgcagatttgcattttttttaatatattcattttaaaactatgacttttaattgaatatatgcatagaaaacatttttaaatatgtattatattcACTTGAAaactataatttttaatttatatgcatttgaaaacttttaaaatacgtgttttaaacataaatgttttatttaatatatgcaTTTGAAATGTacaatactttttaaatatattcacttGAAAACTATCATTTTTagtatatgcatttaaaaactttaaaatatgaaaactataaaatatgcatttcaaattttttttgaagttttcatattttaaagtttttaaatgcatatactAAAAATGATAGTTTTCaagtgaatatatttaaaaagtattgtACATTTCAAATGCatatattaaattaaactaaGTTTTGAATACATTTGTTTTTAAACTGTAGCTTTCAAATGCATATATGAAaaattttatatttgaaatgcatatattaaataaaaaatgcaaaacaaaatgcAAATGCATTTAATAGCATTAAATAGATTTCAGATgttcattttaaataaagaagctttatgtcaaattaaaaatgttagaTTTCAAATATTAAAGAATAGATTTCAAATGTAcgtattaaatttaaaaaagtaaatatataatgCATATATTAAAGATTGAACATTCAAAATgcatattaaatttatgaaataaacaatctttatatatgcatattaaatatacaattttaaatttATGCAGTTTAAATTACTACTACCAATTACTACTTTTACttcaaaaataattatttgatgcATGCATTTAAATATACATTGTAGATttcaaatgcatattttaaatattaataatattagttATTAAATTTCAAAGAAGAATTGCATGTCTAAAagcatatattaaataaaaagatttcaaatattaaagataaaatatttcaaatgcatgtattaaataaaaatatttaaataatataatgcatatattaaataaagattGAACATAGGTGGGTTAaaggtgtttatttaaaatgcatataGAATGATGTCCTGAATTATTTTAACTCACAAATGTCTCTCTCACACTAGGAAATAACTATACGTCTGGATATGTGAATCCATCTCTGGCTCTTGCCATGACGTTCCCCTGTCCCGGACACACTTTCCTGACATATTCTCTGGTCTACTGGCTCGGGCCTCTGATTGGTATGTCTTCATAGACGTCTGAAATGTTCTTTAATATCAATCCAAAAATGGTTGCTGACATTTCTAAGATGTTTTGGTGTTTTTTCCCCAGGCATGACTCTTGCAGTCTTCTTGTATCTGGGAAACATCCCACTGCTGTTCAGCAGGAACCTGCTTTACTCCAAAAAGGCACGTTTCCGGGTTCCCAAAGGGAAAACGTCAGAAGACAAGAGCTGCTGAAGAGACTGACGGACATAAAACACACAGCACTGATGTGGTCAATGCATAAAGCAGATTTTATAATCGCAAAACATTATGGTTGAAGTGTAAATGTGGTGCAACATCTCTGATTACATTTCTGCAGCCAGTTTCAGCAAACCCCTCGTCATGTGAAAAATTACTACTAACATCTAGGAGCCACAGAATGCTTTATTTAATATATAgcaaaaatataaagaaatatttaataagGAAAATGAAAAATCGTACAGAAGTACAACTAAGAAAATTGTGATTGGTTGTCTGTAAAAACACTTTGATAAAATATTCAAAGTATGCcacaatgtaataaaataatttcatatatatttttagtatttttttttagtacatacatataaatattagGGCTAATCATATAAATATTaagattaatcgcatggttgtcatgagttaactcgcgattaatcgcgcatttttatctgttctaactataccttaaattaatactttttaaagtttttaatactctactcaacattggcatggacaaacatggatgctttaagcaaatatgtgtttattattagtgaaaccactgtttacattatttgcaggacagagcagctcacttcttctgaacatgcaaaatctacatttattattacatttgtttgcctcttggtgtccacatactgtcatttggtgaggccaagttctcaacagaactgtttccattgttataatttagtatttctgttatcagacaaccaaagtaatatgaaataataactgaaaaaaatcctgaattatgatcatgattcaatcactgaaaagaatcatttacagGCATCTGGACACAAGTCACTATttcctgcattattatcgttgtttttaacttcctgtttgaatgccttcaggatccttggactttttaggagtttacccatttaaagttatgtggtcccaaaaacctgcttcttttatttttttaaggtattgttttggttataatgtactgattggagagcctggtctcatgaaaatgcgcactagcacaactttctgtttctatttggcgtgcatttaatacgccgttttcgcttgCATACTCGTATATTGccagtacgcaaaaggataaaatacagatgGCCTGCGTACCGgtccacttcaagcactggaagcaacagAATATCTGGtgtaactgaaagcgctgctccactgccgctcgctgaacagagcagaagcagatataaagagagggaggtgcgcgcacATTTGGAGACCCCGCGCTCATTCGGCAAAACTGAGAgactcagaaactatattaggtttgtccaattgtgtgtttatgtattgttgctagacacttttcgctaggttggcaacgttgcgcatccatttctttaactgctaggtagtgggtcaaacagaaaatgcacgCTGCGTTAATCGgtcgttaataaaattagtgccgttaaaatgaaatTGCGTTAACGAgttattaacgcgttaatttatatatataatataatatatatatatataaatagacacacacacacacacacacacacatattaacaaatatttacatattttatgcATATGTTTACATGTATACATTCATACATATTGACACACATATTTACATAAATTTTATGAATACATGTACATATATTTgcatacatatttataaataaacttattttcaTACATTCATTTTTctttcatattttcatgcatactttcatattttcatactttcatattttcatccatactttcattttttcatactttcatattttcatgcatactttcatattttcttactttcatattttcatgcatactttcatattttcatactttcatattttcatgcatactttcatgttttcatactttcatattttcatgcatactttcatgttttcttactttcatattttca from Garra rufa chromosome 7, GarRuf1.0, whole genome shotgun sequence includes these protein-coding regions:
- the aqp12 gene encoding aquaporin 12; this encodes MSGLNASLGYFLTIIGVSVVGRVLLGRWRPRLTFLTEFISAFALAACRLEVDTIAEVGQFAGALGPDVAITMLFISITVHAVLMQGVSGNPSVTLMGLLLKDTGALSVVFSVSAQLLGAYVALLVAGKYWEMELTDMHMIKNMMMFDCATSLRVSPLQGVLAEALGAVTFHLVYLALKNRSQLLRIPIFAVLLTFIAYAGNNYTSGYVNPSLALAMTFPCPGHTFLTYSLVYWLGPLIGMTLAVFLYLGNIPLLFSRNLLYSKKARFRVPKGKTSEDKSC